A single Oncorhynchus kisutch isolate 150728-3 linkage group LG19, Okis_V2, whole genome shotgun sequence DNA region contains:
- the LOC109864658 gene encoding odorant receptor 131-2-like, protein MSNTTPPFQLLSNNVSLTNQRLAVPIRTFMGFLSVSPCLLFLYINTIMLYSLKSKPMFRETSRYILFGNLLFADTILLLTSQLLYILAVAGLFVIRYICVMIVLVAIFTSAVSPLNLSVMSLERYVAICYPLRHASIVTPRTTGVVIAVVWILCSLNTIIKLVMLLVLESMPLDQFMQEFCSTSELFHLKIHNQVDNVFISIVFMTVGFIIIYSYIAMMMVAKSASADKDINSKARNTVLLHLIQLGLSLSSTLVPTIVSALKSRAMDKATQIEYIVFIILIILPRCLSPLIYGLRDKAFRHILMYHLTCGLRCAVEPIKISSY, encoded by the exons ATGTCCAATACAACACCCCCATTCCAGCTCCTGTCCAACAACGTTTCGTTGACCAATCAGAGGTTGGCAGTGCCCATAAGGACGTTCATGGGCTTCCTGtctgtgtctccatgtctcctcttcctctacatcAACACTATCATGCTGTACAGTCTGAAGAGCAAGCCCATGTTCAGAGAGACCTCACGCTACATCTTGTTTG GTAACCTCCTCTTCGCCGACACCATCCTACTGCTGACCAGCCAACTGCTGTACATATTAGCCGTCGCTGGGTTGTTTGTGATCCGATATATATGTGTTATGATTGTGTTGGTGGCCATTTTCACCAGCGCTGTTTCCCCTCTCAACCTGTCTGTGATGTCGCTAGAGAG GTACGTGGCGATCTGTTATCCTCTGAGGCATGCCTCCATTGTCACCCCCAGGACTACGGGCGTGGTCATTGCTGTGGTGTGGATCCTGTGTTCCCTAAACACTATCATTAAGCTTGTCATGCTGCTGGTTCTAGAGTCCATGCCCCTGGACCAGTTCATGCAGGAATTCTGCTCTACCAGCGAGCTTTTCCACCTGAAGATTCACAACCAGGTAGACAATGTGTTCATCAGCATCGTCTTCATGACAGTTGGTTTTATCATCATATACTCCTACATCGCTATGATGATGGTAGCCAAGTCGGCCTCCGCAGACAAGGACATAAACAGCAAGGCTCGTAACACGGTTCTCCTGCACCTGATCCAGCTAGGCCTGagtctctcctccaccctggtTCCTACTATAGTGTCAGCCTTGAAATCCAGAGCAATGGATAAAGCCACACAGATTGAGTATATTGTGTTTATCATCCTGATTATCCTGCCCAGGTGTCTGAGTCCTCTGATCTACGGCCTGAGAGACAAGGCATTCAGACACATCCTCATGTACCATCTCACCTGTGGCCTCAGATGCGCAGTGGAGCCCATTAAAATCTCCAGCTATTGA